The genomic window GCCGGCCGCGCGGATCGCGCTGGAGGCGTCGTAGCCGGCCGCGTTGTCCCTGGGCAGGCCCATGTAGCGCTCGGTGTAGACGCAGTCGTAGAGCCGCCAGTCCGTGACGGGGGCGCCGATGATGCCCAACTTCCAGGCCTTGCTGTGGGTCAGGGCGTAGGCGGCCAGGAAGCCCCCGTAGCTGTAGCCGTGCAGGGCGACGCGATCCATGTCGGCCCAGCCCTGGGCCTTGAGCCAGGCCAGGCCGTCCAGCTGGTCCTGGAGCTCCAGGGCGCCCAGGTTGCGCCACGCGCCGAAGGCGGCGTTGCCCTTGCCGGAGGCGCTGCGGTTGTCGCAGATCCAGGTGACGATGCCCTGCTGGGCCAGGAACTGGTACCAGAGCGATGTGCGGCTGTAGGCGTTCTTCACCAGGGGGGCGTTGGGGCCCCCGTACACGTAGTGGAAGACGGGGTACTTCTTCGAGGGGTCGAAGCCGGGGGGCAGGACAAGCATGGTCTCCATGGGGAACCCGTCCCGGGTCTTCACCTGCTGGAAGACCACCCGGGCCTTGGGGAGCGCCTTGAAGGCGTTCGAAGTCCGGCTCTCAACCTTGTGGAGGACGGCGCCTTCCGCGTCCAGGAAGAGGTCCTGGGGCGGGGTTTCCACGTCGCTCCAGCGGTCAACGGCGGCGGTGAAGGTGGCGTTGAAGGACACGGAATGGGAGCCCGGGGCCTGGGTGAGCAGGCGCATGCGGTCGTTCACGCCCCCCAGGCCGGCCCGGTACACGTCCAGGCCCACCGCGTTGCGCAGGGTGGCCTCGAAGTAGACGTTGGAGGCGTCGGCCCCCAGGATCCGGTGCACGTCCCAGGCGCCCTGGGTGACGGTGGAGAGCAGGCGCCCCTGGGGGTCGTACAGGTAGAGGTGCTGGAAGCCGCTGCGGCCCGACCGCCAAAGGAAGCGCCCGTCCTTCAGGAAGTGGGGCAGGGGGAGATGCTCGACCCAGGCCCGGCTCCGCTCCACCACCAGCGGCCTGCTGGCGGTGCCCTCGAAGACGCGGCACTCCAGCCAGGACTGGATGCGGTCGGTGAAGTGCACCAGGAGGCGGCCCGAAGGATCGAAGCCCACCTGGGGGACCAGGGTTTCCTGGCCGGGGAAGGGATCCTGCATCCAGGTGGTCTGGCCGTCCAGGGTGGCCAGGCCCACCCGCACCGTGGGAAGGGGGTCGC from Geothrix sp. 21YS21S-2 includes these protein-coding regions:
- a CDS encoding DPP IV N-terminal domain-containing protein; translation: MWKVSFALATVLAHAAQDGAKLSIDSLYHPAHKVSYVEALGSRYVWRPDGTLLEERTEKGSLAAINRIQPGTFAGSRLLDRAQLAAALAAAGADAEDQKEAAGGGLTWNANRDAFVVKGARDLYLLELASGRARRLGAGDTPSFSPDGAWVAFLDGSDIRAVELATGKEAAITSGGDATHLNGRLDWVYQEEVFNQRGNFKGYWWSPDSRHIAYLSLDESHVPVFTVMDDRTQPQKRVDTRYPKAGDPLPTVRVGLATLDGQTTWMQDPFPGQETLVPQVGFDPSGRLLVHFTDRIQSWLECRVFEGTASRPLVVERSRAWVEHLPLPHFLKDGRFLWRSGRSGFQHLYLYDPQGRLLSTVTQGAWDVHRILGADASNVYFEATLRNAVGLDVYRAGLGGVNDRMRLLTQAPGSHSVSFNATFTAAVDRWSDVETPPQDLFLDAEGAVLHKVESRTSNAFKALPKARVVFQQVKTRDGFPMETMLVLPPGFDPSKKYPVFHYVYGGPNAPLVKNAYSRTSLWYQFLAQQGIVTWICDNRSASGKGNAAFGAWRNLGALELQDQLDGLAWLKAQGWADMDRVALHGYSYGGFLAAYALTHSKAWKLGIIGAPVTDWRLYDCVYTERYMGLPRDNAAGYDASSAIRAAGDLGGKVMLLHGTMDSNVHLQNSVQFLDALGKAGFTAPLVLMPGSDHSPRAAQNQWEMYAGMWEFLKANL